The following DNA comes from Acidobacteriota bacterium.
ACGCGCCGGCACATTCCCCAGGCAAAGACGGCGACGGCAGCGGCAAACAGCACATACATCACCCAGGCCTGGGAGACATTCCACATCAGGGGGCGGGTAGCTTCGGAAAGGGGGGGCATACTTCAAACCTCTCTTTCTTTTCTGTTCTTTGTCCCGAGGGTCATGGCACCGTGAGCATGGGTCGAACGCACTTCCATCCCGTTACAAAATGATCCATTTTACCCTAATCCACGGCCTTCAGGAAGACCGCTTCCGGTAAATCAGGGGAGTATACCCACCCGGAGCCCGTCCGAAAAGGAGGAATCGGCGGTGGAATCCCCCGGGCATTTCTGGTTAACTCAGTCCGGGGCCGTCGCCCCGCGGATATTGTCACCCGAGAGGAGCCCATACCATGAAGGTCGTCGCGGTCAACGGCAGCGGGAAGAAGGACGGGAATACCTTCCTCCTGCTGAACATCGTCATGCAGGAGCTTCGGGCCGAGGGGATCGAAACGGACCTGATCCAGCTCGCCGAGGGCGCCCCCATTCAGGGGTGCACCGCCTGCATGAAATGCCTGGAGAGGAAGAACCTGAAGTGCGCGGTCGACTCCGACCCGTTCAACGAGTACTTCGAGAAGATCGGCAGGGCGGACGGGCTGCTGCTCGGCTCGCCCGTCTATTTCGCCGACATCACCGCCGGGATGAAAGCCCTCATCGAGCGCTGCGGCTTCGTGGCGCGGGCCAACGGCAACGTCCTGAGGCGCAAGGTGGGGGCGGGGGTCCTGGCCGTCCGCCGTGCGGGGTCGAACCACTCCCTGGCCAGCCTGAACCATCTCTTTCTCATCAACGAGATGATCATTCCCGGCTCGAACTACTGGAACGCGGGGGTCGGACGGATGCCGGGCGAAGTCCTGGCCGACGCCGAGGGGGTGGCCACGATGAAGACGCTGGGGGTCAACATGGCCTGGCTCCTCAAGCGCCTGGCCTGAACCCCGTGCTTCGGCGGCCGGCGGGTTTCCGCCGGCCGCCGCCGGTTCCCCTATTTGAAATGGGCCACCGTCTGGGCCAGGATCGCCTTCTGCTCCGGCCGCAGCTTCAGCGTTTTCGCGATGGCGGCCGGGTCGATCATCGCCCGCACGATGCAGGCGAGGTTCTCGCTCGCGCAGAAGAGGTACACGTTCTGGGCGATGAACCCGGTATTGGCGAAAGACCAGGTCTCCTCCACCTCCGGCATCCGCTTCCCCCCGAAGGAAGCCCGGGCCATGTCGGCGACATAGATCAGGTTCAGCGGCGCCTCCGTGACGAACGGCTGCTGACCCGCGACGGCCCGCACGTCCTCGCGCCCCAGCACCTTGAGCTCGTGCTTCTTCGGGTCATAGAGATAGAGCCCGTCGGCCGTGGTCAGGTAGATGTCGATGTTCTGCCAGTCGGCCGCCGACGGGGCCGTTCGGTGACCCCCTTCCCGGTTCACCCCGTCCGCCGCCCAGAGCAGGTTGGAGACCACCTGCATCGACAGGGGCTTGTCCGGTCCGAAGCCCCCCCGCGTGCTCTTGCGCAGCTTGAGCGCCTGCATCAGGGGCATCCCCCCGTCGGTCTGGGCCGGCGGCAGCTTGATCACGTCCTCCCCCTGGGCCGAGGCCGGCCCCGGGGCCACCCACAGCATCAACCCGACAACGGCACAGGCTATCAATGTCCTTCTCATCGCTCCTCCTCCTGGCTGCATAACAAATTCGGATCGTGTCGCTCCCGGCGGCCCGAGCCGCCCGCGAAAATCGCGCGCGGGTTGCCGACCAGCATCGCCCGGATCTGGGCCCGGTCGACCCCGCGGGACAGGAGCGCCGGAATCACGTCGTCGGAAAGGTGGCCATAATGCCAGTTCGGCACCTCCGCCGCCCGTTCTTCCGGGAATGCATCATTGTAGCAGGAGGCGTCGTGCGAGAGGACCATTTTCGCCGCGTACCCCATCCGGCAGAGCCGGGCCACGGTGTCGACCCGCCTCTCGAACCCGAGAAGGGGGTCGATGCCGAACCGGTCCATCCCGATGCAGGCCCCCTTCTCCATCATCTCCCGGAGGTAGTCGAGATCGGTCGTGTCGCCCGAGTGGCCGATGACGACGCGCGCGGGGTCCACCCCCTCCCCGGCGAAGACGCGGAGCTGGTCGAGCCCGTTGCGGCTGCGGGCATGGGTGTGGGTACAGATCGGCACCCCCGTGGCCAGCTGCGCCCGTGCCGTCGCCCGCAGGACCAGCTCCACGTCCGGGGTCAGCCCGCGCCGCCCGGTGGCGCACTTGAGCACCGCCGCCCTCACCCCCGTCCCCCCGATCCCCTCCCGGACCTCCCCGATGAAGGTCTCGACGAGCGCCCGGCCCGGATCGGGGTGCGCCCCGAGCTCCGGGGGCAGCCGGTCGAGCACGAAGACCCCGGCCGCAACGATGATGTGAAGGTCGACCCGGGCGGCGACCTCCTGGATCCTCGGAAGGTACCGCCCGGCTCCCACGACGGTCAGGTCCACCAGGGCGTCGATCCCCCGCTCCTTGAGCCGGCCGAGGCGGTCGACGGCCTCGCCCACCCGCCGCTCCTCGTCCGGAATGCTCTCGGGATGCCTGAGGCCGGCGGGGGAGGAGAGGAGAAAGAGGTGCTCGTGCATCAGCACGGCCCCCAGCTCCGCCGCATCCACCGGCCCCCTGACCGTATCCACCCATGCCATGGACCGATCTCACCCCAAAAAGGACCGGGGCGCAACCGGAAAACACGGCAAAAAGGGTGAACGCGGCCCCGTTTTTCGCTAGACTTGGGTTTCACCCTGACACCCAGGAGGCGCGATGAAAGATTCGTATGTCAAGGAGCGCGACCGGAGCCGGATCCCGGAACAATTCCAGTGGGACCTCTCCCAGGTCTATGCCGGGGACGACGCCTGGGAAGCGGCCAAGCGGAAGCTGCTGGCCGAACTCCCCTCGATCGCCTCCTGGGAGGGGACCCTGGCCGAGTCCCCGGAGCGGCTGCTCGGCTGCCTCGAGCGTCAGAACCTCCTTCACAAGGAGCTCACCCGCCTGGCCTGCTACGCCGGCATGAAGTCGGACCTGGACACGCGCGACTCCCGCTACCTCGCCATGGACCAGGAGATGACGCGGATCGCGTCGGAATTTTCCACCCTGGCGGCCTTCATCGAGCCCGAAATCCTGCGCATGGATCCCGCGCGGATCGAGGACTTCACCGAGCGCGAGCCCCTTCTGGCCCCCTACCGGCACGTCCTCGACGACATCGTGCGCAACCGGCCCCACACCCTGGGCGAAGGCGGGGAGAAGATCCTGGCCACGGCCGGCCTGATGGCCGACGCCCCCGGTACCATCAACGGCATCTTCACCAACGCCGACTTCCCCTACCCGGAGGTGGCCCTGGAGGAGGGGACGGTGCGGCTCGACCCGGCCGCCTTCAACCTGCACCGCCGCTCGCACGACCGCGAGAGCAGGAAAAAAGTCTTCGCGGCGTACCTCGGGAAGATGCACGACTTCCGCCGGACCTTCGGGGCCCAGCTCGCCGCCGAGGTGCGCAAAAACATGTTTTTCTCCCGCACGCGCTCCTTCGGCTCCTGCCTCGAGCGCGCCC
Coding sequences within:
- a CDS encoding flavodoxin family protein, which encodes MKVVAVNGSGKKDGNTFLLLNIVMQELRAEGIETDLIQLAEGAPIQGCTACMKCLERKNLKCAVDSDPFNEYFEKIGRADGLLLGSPVYFADITAGMKALIERCGFVARANGNVLRRKVGAGVLAVRRAGSNHSLASLNHLFLINEMIIPGSNYWNAGVGRMPGEVLADAEGVATMKTLGVNMAWLLKRLA
- a CDS encoding SagB/ThcOx family dehydrogenase, which codes for MRRTLIACAVVGLMLWVAPGPASAQGEDVIKLPPAQTDGGMPLMQALKLRKSTRGGFGPDKPLSMQVVSNLLWAADGVNREGGHRTAPSAADWQNIDIYLTTADGLYLYDPKKHELKVLGREDVRAVAGQQPFVTEAPLNLIYVADMARASFGGKRMPEVEETWSFANTGFIAQNVYLFCASENLACIVRAMIDPAAIAKTLKLRPEQKAILAQTVAHFK
- a CDS encoding phosphotriesterase-related protein: MAWVDTVRGPVDAAELGAVLMHEHLFLLSSPAGLRHPESIPDEERRVGEAVDRLGRLKERGIDALVDLTVVGAGRYLPRIQEVAARVDLHIIVAAGVFVLDRLPPELGAHPDPGRALVETFIGEVREGIGGTGVRAAVLKCATGRRGLTPDVELVLRATARAQLATGVPICTHTHARSRNGLDQLRVFAGEGVDPARVVIGHSGDTTDLDYLREMMEKGACIGMDRFGIDPLLGFERRVDTVARLCRMGYAAKMVLSHDASCYNDAFPEERAAEVPNWHYGHLSDDVIPALLSRGVDRAQIRAMLVGNPRAIFAGGSGRRERHDPNLLCSQEEER